From Astyanax mexicanus isolate ESR-SI-001 chromosome 11, AstMex3_surface, whole genome shotgun sequence, the proteins below share one genomic window:
- the LOC103038560 gene encoding interferon-induced GTP-binding protein Mx-like translates to MAPRDSKKLEEISNSLNQQYEEKVRPCIDLVDSLRSLGVEKDLSLPAIAVIGDQSSGKSSVLEALSGVALPRGTGIVTRCPLVLKLKRVETGVAWSGHISYQKKERVLSKPEDVGTAVSDAQNALAGNGKGISHDMITLEIKSSKVPDLTLIDLPGIARVATGDQPVDIEKQIKDLIEKFIKRQETISLVVVPANIDIATTEALKMASKVDPNGLRTLGILTKPDLVDKGAEDTVVSTVNNQVITLKKGYMMVKCRGQQDINANLSLAKALQKERDFFEQHPHFRPLLEDGRATVPLLAERLTKELVEHIGRSLPHLKQQIDLKLEVTEKKLKQLGDGVPQDENEKKSFLIQKINGFNQILTDVMRAEEDTSSGTKVFTKIRAEFTNWKSQLDKKTTTFEENLRDEVEEYSRVRRGKELPGFVNYRTFENIARKHIKELEEPALQLLTDVTEIVHSCLNKIANTHFEAYSNLLRAAKGPIEDLHEEEYEKAKEKIKSQFRMERLVYSQDSLYSSKLESVKSKPEPQRFGFSYPMSADVREMAQHLSAYFVITTERLANQVPLIVQYHVLHWYISHLQTAMLAMIGEKNSVKLIEEDSDVARRRKTACERIDRLRQARQVLSKFVLSAS, encoded by the exons ATGGCGCCGAGAGATTCCAAGAAGCTGGAGGAGATAAGTAACAGTCTAAACCAGCAGTATGAGGAAAAGGTGCGTCCCTGCATCGATCTTGTGGATTCACTCAGGTCTTTAGGAGTGGAGAAGGACCTGAGTTTACCGGCCATCGCTGTTATAGGTGATCAAAGCTCAGGAAAAAGCTCAGTGCTGGAAGCACTTTCGGGCGTGGCATTGCCCAGAGGCACAG GTATTGTGACTCGCTGTCCTTTGGTGCTGAAACTAAAGAGAGTTGAAACAGGAGTGGCATGGTCTGGACACATTTCTTACCAGAAAAAAGAAAGGGTTCTTAGTAAGCCAGAAGATGTGGGAACTGCTGTTTCAGATG CTCAGAATGCCTTGGCTGGAAATGGAAAGGGAATCAGTCATGATATGATCACTCTGGAGATCAAATCCAGCAAAGTTCCGGATCTCACTCTTATTGATCTGCCGGGCATTGCCAGAGTAGCTACAGGTGACCAACCAGTGGACATTGAGAAACAG ATCAAAGATCTCATTGAGAAAttcattaagagacaagaaaccaTTAGCTTGGTGGTTGTGCCAGCGAACATTGACATTGCCACTACTGAGGCACTGAAGATGGCAAGCAAAGTGGATCCCAATGGTCTCAGGACACTCG GTATTCTAACCAAGCCTGATTTGGTGGACAAAGGTGCGGAGGATACAGTGGTGAGTACGGTCAATAATCAGGTGATCACACTGAAGAAGGGCTACATGATGGTGAAGTGTCGTGGACAGCAAGACATCAATGCCAATCTGAGTCTAGCTAAAGCccttcagaaagagagagacttctTTGAGCAACATCCCCATTTCAG GCCTCTTCTGGAAGATGGAAGAGCCACTGTGCCCCTACTGGCAGAGAGACTAACAAAGGAACTGGTGGAACACATTGGC AGGTCACTCCCACATCTCAAACAACAAATTGATCTAAAACTGGAGGTGACAGAAAAGAAGCTGAAACAGCTTGGTGACGGAGTTCCTCAAGACGAAAATGAGAAGAAGAGCTTCCTCATTCAG AAAATCAACGGTTTTAACCAGATCCTTACAGATGTGATGAGGGCTGAGGAAGACACGAGCTCAGGCACCAAAGTTTTCACCAAAATCAGGGCTGAGTTCACAAACTGGAAATCTCAGCTGGATAAAAAGACTACCACAT TTGAAGAAAACCTCAGGGATGAGGTAGAAGAGTACTCAAGGGTCCGGAGGGGAAAGGAGCTTCCTGGATTTGTTAACTACAGGACATTTGAGAACATTGCCAGGAAGCACATAAAGGAGCTGGAAGAACCTGCCTTACAGTTACTGACGGATGTTACAG AGATCGTTCACTCATGCCTGAACAAAATTGCGAATACTCATTTTGAGGCGTATTCCAACCTGCTGAGGGCGGCTAAAGGGCCTATTGAGGATCTGCATGAGGAGGAATATGAAAAAGCCAAGGAGAAGATAAAGTCTCAGTTTAGGATGGAAAGGCTAGTCTACTCTCAGGATAGTCTCTACAGCTCAAAACTAGAATCGGTCAAGAGCAAACCAGAGCCGCAGAGATTTGGCTTCTCCTATCCCATGAGTGCGGACGTTCGGGAGATGGCTCAGCACCTAAGTGCCTACTTTGTG attaCCACTGAGCGTCTGGCTAACCAGGTGCCTCTGATAGTGCAGTATCATGTGCTGCACTGGTACATTTCTCACCTCCAGACGGCCATGTTAGCCATGATTGGAGAAAAGAATTC